The genomic stretch AACCGATGGGAATGGGCTTCGAAAACCCCCAGAATGAGGTGTTTTTCTAAAAATGGGTTGAGCATAGAGACTCACGCCTTTGGATTTGAATTTAGGCATGTTGATGACAAAATATCTATTTCAGGATCAAACCTAAAGCGATCCGTGGATTCTTCGGTGCTCCAGACCGAAACTTGCTCCGTATTTAAGCGCACCGTGGCGTGAAACACCTTCGGTTTTTCTCTTAAGTGTGAATCTTAAGGGTAAGTTTACGCTTACCAAGGGGAATTTGTTAAGGATGTTGAGTAAAATCCCCCAGATGTTCCTCTTAGCTAAGGAAAAACACTAGTCACATTACAGGCAGCCTGATTATCCgttaataatcagactaatgGCTTATTCGGGAATAGAACatgtccatgtatacacctTGCTGAGAACTTACACTATTCCTATGGAGGTCATTATAAATACACTATGTCCCATTGaaaactttgtagttctacagttacagactgtagtccatctgtttctcttatactctgttaccctgttcttcagtggtcaggacccccgtggaccctcacagagcaggttctgtttgggtggtggatcattctcagcactgctcgTCGAcgtcgtggtggtgtgttggtacaattattagacactcctacctggtcggtccaccttgtagatgtaaagtcagagacgacagctcatctgctgctgcacagtttgtgttggtcgtcctctagtccttcatcagtggtcacaggacgctgcccacagtatgcttattaatttaaaaactacagcaaacttactgcagtgctgagaatgacccaccacccaaatagtacctgctatgtgagggtccatgggggtcctgaccactgaagaacagggtaacagagtatcagagaaacagatggactacagtctgtaactgtagaactacagagtgcagctatacagtaagtggagctgataaactggacataTATATACAGCATGCTGTGTCTTTTTAGGTCCTGCCAGGGAAGTTCAGAAAATTAACTGTTTGACACTTTTATGGGTTCTGTTTACATTCACACCGTGTACACAGGGCCGCATTAGTTCCTGCACAGTGGCTATTATCTGTTGACACGGAgacatgctgtaaatgtttcaCTAAACCTTCGTCGCTTATGACCTTTTTGATGCAGCATATCTCCAGCCATGTGGCGTGGAACAAATGGGATACTGAGAACTACAAATCAGGCATAAAAGAATACCTCGGATTGTAGCAGTGCTCCGCCGTTCCTGGAAAGAGCCAGCTGACAGTACACAGTAGCAAGGTTAGCtcacgtgagagagagagagagagagagagagagagagagagagccagtcaCTGGGGATCAGAGGACAGCCTGTCAAAAAATTTGGAAGGTCTTTTCCAGTGGCGCTGGCTTTTGACATCCGTGCATCTGCTATAAATATGATGTATGATGGGCAGTTTGGCTGGGTGTGGGTGAACGTTGTTTTGTGTGCTCTGCATACAAACCCTTGTACTCACCGCTCATAGcttgtacactcactggccactggCTCTGCGGTCCTATAGGTCTACtatgtacagttgtgtgcaaaagtttgaacagccTTGAGCTAATGGCATGTTTTGAAGTGAAAGGTTGACACAGTCTCCACAGCGAACGCacttgtgcacattttaatgcacagttgctgtttatttgctgagataaACATAGTGGAAAAAGCTAAATATaggccataacttttgcacagtaaataTTTTGcgatgttaaattcagcaaatgaatgaGAATTGTGTAAATAAAGTCCTTGTGCAGTAAAAAGTCTCATTTGTTCGCTTATTTTCACTCTCTGGGTGTTTTGACAAATTCTTTGAGGGCTGCAAAGTAATCAGAATAGtgataaaaagaaagaataaacaagaaaaacaagtgtaaataaatgaaaacaataaaatatgtaagAGTGCAAATACGTGTACATGATACTATGAATAATATAGTGATTTGAATATATAAGCACCCATATGTGACCATATGCATTAAACAACTCTGAGCAAAGGGTCCCAAAAGTGATACACATACGTGtatgtaaacataaacacagcagctgcacacacacacacacacacacacacacacacacacacacacacacacacacacacacacacacactcatagtttggtttggtttgcCCAGACAAAGATTAAAATAACAGAGCTTGTGTGCAGTTTGAACCACGAAAATGGCCTTAAGTAATGAAATCCACGTCCTCAGGCACTTCCACTCAGTGTTAAAGGGCAAACCAACAGCAGATTATACAGTTCTACAGTCGTAAAGCTATAATTTGTGCCAAAAACAGAGCTGCAAGTGCACTTAGATCTACTCGAAACGTgttatcaaaaaaaaagaatttgtattttcagaattttctgaATGAACAGACTTCTTTGGTGTGTAATGCTCAGTTTCAGCACGTACTTGTACTCAGTACATGTCACTTCATGTGGTTGACTTCCATTTTTATCCTCACTGGCTGCGTTTTTTCTAGACTCAAGTGCAGTTTGGGGACGTGTTGCTTTCCAAAATGTTTCTAAGTGATGAAGTTTTCTTGAAATTGTATGTTTATGTAATGTTACGTTCATGTAAGTtcatgtcagttgtcataagCAGCTTGCGTAGATGTCAGGTAGCCTTACGAAGACTGCCCCAAGtgttcttctcctccttcaggGCGCTTTTCCCAATCAACAGATAATTGACCTCATTCTGGCTCTGCTCTGTCTGTTTCCTCAGATGCTGGAGCCCAAACTGGACGAACGTTGTGATCCGGGGACTCGTCGGCGCCCCTCAGAGGATGAGCGCTCTCTGGGCAGCCCGTCGGACGCCCCAGCCACCACGGCCAGCAGCCCGCAGCCCAGCGAGCTCCTGACTCCGCTGGACGAGACGCGACACCTGGTGCCTCCAACACCTCCCCCATCCACCGAGGGAGAGGACGGCAAGAGCAATGAAGGCAGCCTGAGCGAACTCTGGAAAAGTGTGGAAAAGGAGGACAGaggtgaagaggaggaggaagaagagatgAGGAAGACTCTgacagaagaggaagaagaggatggaggagaggaaggagaggaatTCTGCAagttggaagaaaaacagcagctgcaAGTGGATGAAGACAATGCCTCTGAAGCTCCAGACACCAATGCGCCtccatcttcctcctcctcgtcCTTCGTCATCCCCGAACTGCGTCTAGATCGCTCCTTCAGCGCCGACGCCCTCTCCTCACCCGCCACGGATGAAGAGTACGATGAGGATGACgaagaggatgaggaagaggaagaggaagaggaagaagataGTGACGATAACTTCCTGGAGCGCAAAGACAGTAAGCGGAgaagcatggtggagggagtTTCCTGTGAAAAGCATGGTGGGGCTGGAGGCCTTAGCGTCCAGAACTCGCTCCGCCGGCGCACGCACAGCGAGGGTAGCCTGCTGCAAGACCCCCGCGGCACCTGCTTCACCTCCGACAACGCTATCAACTGCCTGGAGGCTGCCGCTGCCCACAAGGGAGGCTGGACTCTGCCCTCACCCAAAACCCTGAAGAAGGAGCTGACCAAGAATGGAGGGTCCATGCACCAGCTCTGCATGCTGTTCTCAGGCAGGAAGGTGAGATTTTAGAcccttaagttaagtgatacttttttaatcccacaaacggggaaattccacctcctcatttaacccatccgtgaagtgaaacaccacatacacactagtgaacacacacactagggggcagtgagcacacttgcccggagcggtgggcagccctatccatggcacccggggagcaattgggggttaggtgtcttcctcaaggacacctcagtcatggactgtcggtgctggggatcgaaccggcgaccttctggtcacagggccagttccctgacctccagcccacgactgccccagtctATATTTCATATATGCCAGTAGTTTCACCCACTGGCACGTCCAACTTTATAGGTCCACTGTAGAGGTTTACAGACTGCAGACATCGGTTTCTGCTCTGTTTATCACCATCCTTCAACCTTATTTATCAccagtcagtttctgaccattaGAGTCAGTTGACCAGATAATGTGCTCAGAAACTGGCCACTGATTAAAgttagaggatga from Pygocentrus nattereri isolate fPygNat1 chromosome 23, fPygNat1.pri, whole genome shotgun sequence encodes the following:
- the rgs3a gene encoding regulator of G-protein signaling 3a isoform X5, yielding MGNLSDKAVSKKRFLRSADSLQKHLLSDYTDYSDCSAKCDCLLSLEAYSVEQKRRVCQCLSDNIEKQLQLQRRENFGPPEQMLEPKLDERCDPGTRRRPSEDERSLGSPSDAPATTASSPQPSELLTPLDETRHLVPPTPPPSTEGEDGKSNEGSLSELWKSVEKEDRGEEEEEEEMRKTLTEEEEEDGGEEGEEFCKLEEKQQLQVDEDNASEAPDTNAPPSSSSSSFVIPELRLDRSFSADALSSPATDEEYDEDDEEDEEEEEEEEEDSDDNFLERKDSKRRSMVEGVSCEKHGGAGGLSVQNSLRRRTHSEGSLLQDPRGTCFTSDNAINCLEAAAAHKGGWTLPSPKTLKKELTKNGGSMHQLCMLFSGRKLSAGSDCSCDEGPDGTKKKKSKNLAKDMKNRLAFLRRRNESPGSTPSGKLDKTMKSVKPTPEEALKWGESLDKLLVHKYGLAAFRAFLRTEFSEENLEFWLACEDYKKIKSQSKMASKAKKIFAEYIAIQSCKEVNLDSYTREHTKENLQNITRSCFDLAQRRIYGLMEKDSYPRFLRSELYMDLVNQKKASTTSTASSS
- the rgs3a gene encoding regulator of G-protein signaling 3a isoform X6, giving the protein MPVSKMLEPKLDERCDPGTRRRPSEDERSLGSPSDAPATTASSPQPSELLTPLDETRHLVPPTPPPSTEGEDGKSNEGSLSELWKSVEKEDRGEEEEEEEMRKTLTEEEEEDGGEEGEEFCKLEEKQQLQVDEDNASEAPDTNAPPSSSSSSFVIPELRLDRSFSADALSSPATDEEYDEDDEEDEEEEEEEEEDSDDNFLERKDSKRRSMVEGVSCEKHGGAGGLSVQNSLRRRTHSEGSLLQDPRGTCFTSDNAINCLEAAAAHKGGWTLPSPKTLKKELTKNGGSMHQLCMLFSGRKLSAGSDCSCDEGPDGTKKKKSKNLAKDMKNRLAFLRRRNESPGSTPSGKLDKTMKSVKPTPEEALKWGESLDKLLVHKYGLAAFRAFLRTEFSEENLEFWLACEDYKKIKSQSKMASKAKKIFAEYIAIQSCKEVNLDSYTREHTKENLQNITRSCFDLAQRRIYGLMEKDSYPRFLRSELYMDLVNQKKASTTSTASSS